aaaaaaaacgcccctcgtcctttaaatacacaaagcactttcaggttttgcccaccaggtgccgctgatgtccactgtgttatgaagctccgagtaatgaaccttttttcgatacaattaggaaaaagtagtgatgctacccttgaacctgaagcttcgaggcgtgtgttgaaaaaacgacacgcattggttcgaatcactgagccgatgcttgattcgttctacaaagatcacgtgaccaatgacgtccgaagcttcatttcggcacacaaccacgtgactgcttcagggaaagattcaaaagcggcaaatcctggcgcgcagttcgagggttgttagcggagatacagatacagagacagagacagagagcgagagcgagagcgagagcgagagcgagagcgagagatagatagatagatagatagatagatagatagatagataggataagatatagatagatcatatatagatagatagataagatatagatagtagataataaaatattagaatggaaccagtaagaaaaagaggccgttctgaagtttgggaacactttgaacttttgccatcaaataaggtagaaaattattatttagaaaatataaactttgaaagaaaactatgccttttagacatatggcattttattagttctgtaagagtgtaaaataattatatatatatatatatatatatatatatatatatatatatatatatatatatatatatatatatatatatatatatcctcatagttcaatgtgtgtactgtcatggcgtacatccagtaaaagtgttgccttatgacaacatattttgaaataaccaactgaaccccagcactgtggaaaattttttattcctaaataaaaactaaattacacatgtacataaccacgtccattaaatatgtgccccctgccccttacacaagcaccttcacctttatgagcatacatttctttcatcaaattcttccatatcccccatgcagcatatctacatgagccttgcctatggaaaaataggcaatggactagtgatacatgtaaacatgttacaaaccctgcttggaaagatgtgaataatagtgaataatataattttaaaatttggtatattaacagattaataacatggtgaagggaaaaaagcaacaatgtgaatgcaattagaattacaagtgtagtttctccagtgtgccttatcaaggtacattctaagtgtattatatattaattaaaaatatattacagttatgtcttttaatataatgcattaaattaccaagacatcaaagtattcttccatttccttttttcagtttttatttaaacctcaaatgtcatgtaaatgcactggaacaggtttaaaaactgtaaaaagacaaaaaaaaaacgcccctcgtcctttaaatacacaaagcactttcaggttttgcccaccaggtgccgctgatgtccactgtgttatgaagctccgagtaatgaaccttttttcgatacaattaggaaaaaggcttcagtgcttcagaaagcctcggtttgccatcactaggaaaaaggcttcagtgcttcagaaagcctcggtttgccatcactaCTACAAACTATGTTATGGGCAATGATACATTAAGGCACTCACAAAGCAGCCCTCTTCCTAGACTTCAGACTCAAAAGTTCAAACTGCAATAAGCTATGACTCAACAGATAAAGTTCAACAAATGCATGAAAACCATAGATAAAAACTCACCTGCTGGCTGCTCATCGTGAAAAGCTGCGGACTCCATATAGAAGCAGCCGGACTGGAGAGCTTGATTTCCCGCGCAGCCACTTCTTgtaaagtgtcccacagcgccacctgctgttctggggcaATCCATTTGTACGAGGGCAGGGTGCATTTGTTAGAAAATCCCCACACGAGTTTGCGACTCcgctaaaagtgtgccaaaagcagggccgccgctctgcatacgcagacaacgcagccagcgttaggcctcaaccattttgcagttgcagggagccaaattgactgagaatgaaatgtgttgaaattatgacattattaaatttaaaacccaatgtgaattatttatgatacgctcatcttttttgtctttaaacattgcatggggcacctactctactacttaaaagcggcacgttattatttttgtgcataatataatgcccccacccctattgcctgaaatggcacggctcggtttgctctgttggttgttgccagatgtgacattttccagtcaaataaataatcaaaaaatgcatggaggcgctaaatcttgcgcatgtttaaccatttttaaagtgtatgtggccattctatacaaaaacttgtccagtgcaatatttgtgtaagttaaaaacttaaaataaaataaacaaataggatgaaaaatcgtaacttatctggcaaccttagtcctaactaaagtagcaaagctacttgagtttggcaggagacaagttcaccgcgaagttgctactaaatggtaattcaactatgaagcgacggtttgagtctggagctgagaagaagaaaaagaagcagaaagatgaggcccatgcatccctttctggtgagtaacttcgatgataaaggtttaaatagttttgattacttcatgttcagtggtgttgcctgagctagttacgttggctttgctgatttggtagctttaaacgcttaactagaaactaatctgggtattgcaaggcacgtggcacgtttgcaaatagtagtagtgtagtttgaagatttttagtgactttaataaaaaaataataaacagagtagcctacctattgactaatgccgtcagtgcactatccaaatgctctgtatgacagcaggatcagacagctctatagattttgacaggctgatataaatacaccacgaatataaacgataatttcataacctttaaggctggcttgtgtaaatgacgtgtccactgcttaaaatagacatgcatcgtttcatttattatttatacattataaatagtactcttgtgctgttcttcactgttattggccttacttataacgttgtaaatattcacagttacatgtgtaattttaataaatagtagaaTTTTGCGTAaagcttttgtgtttgtgtgtgtttttttttttttttttttttgggggagggctctccctgaccagttatgcttagggcctccaaaaccttagcagcggccctggccaaaagtcacgtgatttacaaatgggccgTGCGGGTTCGCGAATCATGACAGGtatgtttgaaaatcatgttttatttatttattcattgcttTTTGCATCTGTAAAACGtgttctgtctgtgtgttgagagcaatgtattagaaaacagctgtgtgtttatttgaagGTTACATATtaaaatttccttcgggatcaataaagtatctatctatctatctatctcatatatatttacaaccatcaggttttgtgtttgtaatacacaccgtgtgtgttagagcgtcgtgttttgtatttgtaaaacgtgttgtgtttgtttgcaagtagtataatATTTACAGATTACGTTTTATTTATTcacgtagttttggcactaatttagctccataacATTCCCATGTAATCAGTAGGGCTGGCAGTGTATACGTTCTGTGGGAGTCGAGTTTTTTTCCCACTAGGCATCTGCGGCCAGACGGAAAATATTTTGATGACACAGTCTATTAATAGTCTGTCGCTAAAACGCATCCTTACAGAAAACAGATGTGTATTTGGATTATATGTCACATAAGATAAAGTGgaaactgaatttaaaatggGGAAAAGTATATTTCTTTCCACAACTTTAGAATTTGTAAACtcagttaaaaatatttaaaagaaaatagtaAATATTACGTTTTTGAATAAATCCACATTAACTCAAATTATACCAAAACATAATCTAACCCAAAATGATAGTTTTTATTACAACAAATCATTTTTGAGTTAATTTGACTTTATCAGCATAAGTGATGCCAAGTttctgtaacattttttttttactattttgggGGTGAAGTTACAGGTTTAGtctaaaataatttgttttatcAATGCGTTTATCTTTTAAATTATACATCATggtatttaaatcaatatgtTAATATACCACTTTCTCCAAGACTAATGATTTTAGATGACACCTCTGAATGTAAACTTGGCAAAGTAGTAGCTAAAATGATTTTATCCTCCGCATTTATAGGCAGAAAAACAATTTTACTTTTATGGAAAGAGTCACAGCCGCCCTCTCTGTATGGAAAACAATTTATTGGAAAATGTTTTGATGGAACAAGTAGAAAAATAGGATGAAAATCATGTAGTGTAAACTTGGCATAAGATCACTATGGAATTTAGTACAATTAATTATAACACTGTTAAATACTGTGGCACAAGGTGGAGTCATTCTGCTTATACTCAGTTTAATTCTCATTATCTGTAACATCCTCCAaatcctcatcctcatcttcctcctcatcatcatcatagtCCCTTTTGCCCTGTGATACTGGATTCCTTGACTGCAACGTCCCGGATTTGCTCATGGATGTTCCAGTACGGTTTAAGGATGTTCTGGAATTAGCATGGACTATGTCTAAACGAGACTGATAGTCAGGAAGATGCAGCGAGGTCCTGAATACCTCTAGATCGCCCTCCTCATCAACATTCTGGATTTGCTGATAGGCAGTAGTGTACAGCTCCAGAGCTTTGGCGTGGAAGATCATCTCTGCACTCACAAAGTCcataaagatttttttgataTCCTGAATCTTCTGCCTTTCAAACACGTCTATTGTCTCCTCCAGTTGGCGAGTCGTGCGCGTGGCATCCATTGTGGCTCTCTGGAGCTCGCTCTCAGCCTGTGAAATGATCTGCCTGTCTGAGGGGTGTCTCTGCCTCATTCTCTCCAGCTGCCGCATCTGCTTTGCCTCTCGGTTCTGAGCAGTCTGGGTCAGCTTCAGGTCGGTCCTTTTCAGTTTCACAACAGAGCCATAGGTTTTCAACGGCTCAACAACTTTAGCTTCCAGTCTTTCCACCTCTGCTTGGCGACAGTCCTGAATCTTGGCAAGCTGATCTGCAAAATTCTTCAGTCCATGTTTTAAGTTAGGTGTTTCTGTGTCTGCATACTGGCTGACTTCCTTAACCAACAGATCGGCTTTGTCCCTCAGACGGGCAGTTTTACGAACATATCCTGCAAAGAGTTGGCACAAGTCTCCGAAGTGTTTCTCCACATGGGTGATGCTCTCCTGGATCTGCTTGGTTTGTGTGTCTCTTATCCGTGAGTCTGGATTTCGGTTCATGGTGTCTCCGGTCAGCGCCTCTGCCAGTCTGAGCCGCTTTTGTAGGCTATCGCGGCGATGACGTCATAGAACATTCAGCTCCGCTCGCTGTGTGATTGGTAGCCAGGTAATGATGTGTTCAGAATATGGATCGTGtccattattaaaaatactgaTGTATggagtatttatattaatatacctTATATTTTATATGGTCAATATTCAGAGATTTAATAAATGGTTCCACTATATATGTACACATTAAACTATCTTTGCCTCATAGGCAACAAGTAATTAGACACAGACGTATGTGTAATAATTTAACAAGCAAATCTTTAATTACTAGtctattttacacttttaaataaacaatttacaAGATGGCGTCGCGACCACACCGCGAGGCTCGGCGTCTCTCCAGTTTTTGCAATTTTGTGCTTATTTACCTAATTATCTCCGGTGTTTTCGCTCGAAACACTCGTGCGAATCACAGCTATACCAGAGAAGCGCTTCTGGACATCAACATCGCCTGCAAAAACTTCAGTTTTGACCACCCTTTTGACTTCAACCAGCTTCCTCCAGAGATCATCCGGACTTTGGGACCTAGCCAGTCACTCTCGCCGACCGGAAGAGCCCGGCGCCGGCGTCGCAAACGTAAACAAAGGCGAGGTAAGAGCGGAGGTCTGTGTACTAAGCTAAGGCTAAACCCACACCGGCCGG
The Astyanax mexicanus isolate ESR-SI-001 chromosome 13, AstMex3_surface, whole genome shotgun sequence DNA segment above includes these coding regions:
- the LOC103045325 gene encoding CBY1-interacting BAR domain-containing protein 1-like — protein: MNRNPDSRIRDTQTKQIQESITHVEKHFGDLCQLFAGYVRKTARLRDKADLLVKEVSQYADTETPNLKHGLKNFADQLAKIQDCRQAEVERLEAKVVEPLKTYGSVVKLKRTDLKLTQTAQNREAKQMRQLERMRQRHPSDRQIISQAESELQRATMDATRTTRQLEETIDVFERQKIQDIKKIFMDFVSAEMIFHAKALELYTTAYQQIQNVDEEGDLEVFRTSLHLPDYQSRLDIVHANSRTSLNRTGTSMSKSGTLQSRNPVSQGKRDYDDDEEEDEDEDLEDVTDNEN